aaatcgtCCAGTTCAAAGGACCAATTATACttcttatacagggtgatctGATTGGACATCAAACATTCTTTCGGCCTTTCATAATACATGTAGTGCAGTCTCAGTGTATCACttaataatatttccaattagTAATACATTTAAATTACAGTATATTCATTCCATTTGTTATGGGCTTGTTTCTCGTACTTATCTACCACTCGCGCCatctaattttcaataaacgtaaaatatttaaagacaaagtacatttgaactactaccaATATTAGTATgttatataatcaataaaactTATAGAGgatattaaattaaaagtaattttacagtttcgatacaaaatttttgtcattCGACAAGTTAAAAATGCTAATTATGATGTTATATTGAATATCACTTGGTATTATACATGTTTTCATACTTATCTATCGTGCTTTTCTTACTTCTACAAGAGAgagtacatttgaactacttttatTATATCCATGTATGTTTTACTTCCATGATatctaaaattgtatttatattatataaaaaacagtttttttcaattctatacaCTATTtatgagtattttcaataaaaatttatttttttttttaactaattattcTTAGAATGGAATATAAGAGTAAATCGAATAACAAATTTCTCACTGCTCGATATTTCACTATAGATTCCTTCATTTAGTGAAATCACAATGTTTTTAGTTTCATATCTCATCCTTATCGACTATTTACACTATTTTATATCCAACcaatttagaatatttcaagaaaaattttctacaaatgatggtacatttgaactaatATCAGTATATGTGTAAATATGAcataaaatacagtttttttcaaatcctATCGATTATTTAAAggattttttcatcaaataacaatttttttttaatatctacttCAACAGGacattatttttgacaaaattataaGCGAGTGGTTATTTGAACGAGACATAAGACTGAATCACATCATAAAATTCTCATTGCTTGACATTTTatattgtagattttttttattttgaaaagatttGTTGAGAAGCATCGAAATTCGTATTTTGAACGGTCAAATTCAATACGGATTCtcgttaatattttaatttatagatATTATCGTAATACATTACTACAACTGTGTTGTATGCtatattgatttaattaaattggTATTTTAAGTTATTGCGCCTTTTATTTCCCTCCCTACCAAAAGCTTATCGATCTCTCGTGCTTATCGACCATTTACACTTTTATATCCTACCGACCTcgaatatttcaagaaaaatgttctacaagatatggtacatttgaactactatcaGCATTGTGTACATATgatataaaaacagttttttgctAATTATATCGAGTATTTAGTTATTTTCCATCAAATGACAAAGTTTTGTCATCGATTTAAATCATCAGACATATCGGATCTGTATGTTGTGGATTCAAAATCAAACAGTATTTTCATcgataaaacattttattttctaattctatttttaactATTCCGAAGATTAGTTAGATACAAAGGAACAGCTCTTAACGTTTGCGAATTAGCTTCATTCACTCGAACTACTACATAATCTCCTCGATTTATATTCTTCAAGGAATCTCCATTCTGATAAGGAACTTTCATCGGTGGTATAATAACTCTAATATTTTGATCGTTTCGTccttgtaaaaattttgtagatCGTTTACTAATACCTTCGATTAAAACAATTTGATTCTTTCCTATCTGGGATTGGTTTATCTTTTCCGCGTTTCTCCTGAAcgtttctatcatttttttcaaccttaaaaaacaattaaaactgTTGATGCTACTTCTTCAtcaatacaatacaattatACTGTCTAATGTGAAAATTATCTTCAGATATTCAAGGttaagtctctgaagatgataagtttgttatcgaaacgcgctttttaacagtgtaataaaaatacaaatagtctCCCAAAACTCCTGCTCTAAAATGAAGAGTTTGGGTTCCAAAAGCAACATAAAAGGCCCACATTTCTTTTGATGGTTTAAAAGAGGGACTCAtacatgaaaaatatgaaaataattacctATATTGTTTAATTTCTGCTGGAACATCATCTTTATACCTCCTATGAGCTGTAGTTTTTTCCCTCATACTATAAGCAAAAAGGAAAGCTGTATTATATTTGATTTCGTCAATAAGTGATAGAGTTTCTTCAAATTCTTCATCGGTTTCTCCACAAAACCCACAAATAAAATCCGAACTCAAAGCAACATCTGGTATCATATTACGTATATGTTTGATTAACTCTATATAAGCTTCTCTAGTGTAACCTCTTCTCATTCTATCCAAAACGGCAGTACTACCAGATTGAGCAGGCATGTGTAAGTATTTACATATGTTTCGATGTGAATGTATTGCCTCTAAAACTTCATCGGGAAAATCCTTTGGATGCGGTGAAGTGAATCTAATTCTCATTTCAGGATCTACTTTAGCGACTTCTTCAAGTAGATCTGCAAATCTGAGACCGCCTTTTTTAGGTTTATATACAGTTTTGAAACCGTTAGCTAAACTGgttatattatctaatttattatctACGGAAGTATCCCTGTAACTATTAACATTTTGACcgagtaat
The sequence above is drawn from the Diorhabda carinulata isolate Delta chromosome 6, icDioCari1.1, whole genome shotgun sequence genome and encodes:
- the LOC130894770 gene encoding CDK5RAP1-like protein; this translates as MNKTIINKIKPFYRSCFDKGYLVCNKKSMCTQKNAIDKSFKEKINNGPNLLHFLKNNQQKEVTCQQYDYEDVPYVVNLSNKPRKVYFDVYGCQMNVNDTEIVYSILKDNNFERTLDIVEADVVLIMTCAIRDSAEEKIWGRLRFMKGIKQSRKKDRPKLKIGILGCMAERLKEKVLEKNSLVDVVAGPDSYRHLPRLLSLTENDQKSINVVLSFEETYADIAPVRLNENSISAFVSIMRGCDNMCTYCIVPFTRGRERSRPITSILREVEYLSKQGVKEVTLLGQNVNSYRDTSVDNKLDNITSLANGFKTVYKPKKGGLRFADLLEEVAKVDPEMRIRFTSPHPKDFPDEVLEAIHSHRNICKYLHMPAQSGSTAVLDRMRRGYTREAYIELIKHIRNMIPDVALSSDFICGFCGETDEEFEETLSLIDEIKYNTAFLFAYSMREKTTAHRRYKDDVPAEIKQYRLKKMIETFRRNAEKINQSQIGKNQIVLIEGISKRSTKFLQGRNDQNIRVIIPPMKVPYQNGDSLKNINRGDYVVVRVNEANSQTLRAVPLYLTNLRNS